A region from the Candidatus Electrothrix scaldis genome encodes:
- a CDS encoding DUF134 domain-containing protein has protein sequence MSPRLKKKRCCEGEFCGQAFKPVGLPLRKLNQIILYRDELESLKLCDLEGLTQEQAGERMGISRGTVQRLLTGSRKKVAEALVSGAALIFSEDT, from the coding sequence ATGTCTCCACGTCTGAAGAAAAAACGATGCTGCGAAGGTGAATTTTGCGGCCAGGCTTTTAAGCCTGTAGGATTACCTTTGCGGAAATTGAACCAGATTATTCTGTACCGCGATGAACTGGAGTCGCTCAAGCTCTGTGATCTGGAAGGATTAACCCAGGAACAGGCTGGAGAGCGCATGGGCATATCTCGGGGGACGGTTCAACGTTTGCTGACAGGTTCACGCAAAAAGGTTGCTGAAGCCTTGGTCTCTGGGGCTGCCTTGATCTTTTCTGAAGATACCTGA
- a CDS encoding NifB/NifX family molybdenum-iron cluster-binding protein, whose translation MSSSFFLAVPSNTPGGLDAEISEHFGHCELFTLIDIQEGKVASVDTVANVEHGAGGCMEPVQLLKDQGVQAIVVGGMGARPMQALADVNIDVYFAEKSSLNKVQEAVDGIVQGSFPVMRADQTCKGAGTCHH comes from the coding sequence ATGAGTTCATCATTTTTTCTCGCTGTTCCTTCAAATACACCTGGCGGTCTTGACGCTGAAATTTCTGAACATTTCGGGCATTGTGAGCTTTTTACCCTGATTGATATTCAAGAGGGCAAAGTCGCTTCCGTTGATACTGTTGCCAATGTTGAGCACGGTGCCGGAGGCTGTATGGAGCCAGTGCAATTATTAAAAGATCAGGGCGTGCAGGCAATTGTTGTTGGTGGTATGGGGGCGCGTCCTATGCAGGCTCTTGCTGATGTAAATATTGATGTCTATTTTGCAGAAAAAAGTAGTCTGAACAAGGTGCAGGAGGCCGTGGATGGCATAGTGCAAGGAAGTTTCCCGGTGATGCGAGCTGACCAGACCTGCAAGGGCGCTGGTACCTGCCATCACTAA
- the rodA gene encoding rod shape-determining protein RodA, with translation MLRFDRRLVHNFDWVMVVILLLISTMSLASLFSATWNGGPSTSPVFYKQLYFFLFGYAFILVLISIDYGELETLSYLGYGLICLLLLYTNLFVDSIAGTQRWINLGFFHLQPSEPAKLILVLVLASCYASNEYVENGYRLRDILRPAIITAVPFLLILIQPDLGTALMLAILFVSMTMFAHLRWSTISILGGTGLACAVLGWFYGLKDYQRRRIETFLNPESDPMNHGYQIKQSKIAVGSGQAFGKGFMEGTQGHLNFLPERHTDFAFAVWCEELGFVGSLFFLVCFFFMLFWGINIALTARDKFGVYLAFGLVMLIFWQTVINLFMIMGMLPVVGIPLPLFSYGGSSLLTTLVAIGILMNIRMRRFQVR, from the coding sequence ATGCTTCGATTCGACAGACGTCTTGTTCATAATTTCGACTGGGTTATGGTCGTCATTCTCCTGCTCATCTCCACCATGTCCCTGGCCAGCTTATTCAGTGCTACCTGGAACGGTGGACCGTCCACGTCACCGGTATTTTATAAGCAGCTGTATTTCTTTCTCTTTGGCTACGCTTTTATTCTGGTTCTTATCAGCATTGATTATGGTGAGCTTGAAACCCTCTCCTATCTTGGCTATGGCTTAATTTGCCTCCTCTTGCTTTATACCAATCTCTTTGTTGATAGTATTGCCGGAACCCAACGCTGGATCAATCTCGGATTCTTCCACCTCCAGCCCTCAGAACCAGCCAAATTGATCCTTGTCCTGGTGCTGGCCAGCTGCTATGCCAGCAATGAATATGTGGAAAACGGCTATCGCCTGAGGGATATCCTCCGACCAGCCATTATTACAGCAGTCCCCTTTCTCCTCATTCTTATCCAACCGGACCTGGGAACCGCACTCATGTTGGCCATTCTTTTTGTTTCCATGACCATGTTCGCCCATCTGCGCTGGTCAACGATCAGCATCCTCGGCGGCACAGGACTTGCTTGTGCCGTATTAGGCTGGTTTTATGGTTTGAAAGATTACCAGAGAAGGCGTATTGAAACCTTTCTCAATCCAGAAAGCGACCCCATGAATCATGGGTATCAGATTAAGCAATCAAAAATAGCCGTGGGCAGTGGGCAGGCATTTGGCAAAGGATTTATGGAGGGAACCCAAGGACATCTGAACTTCCTACCGGAACGACACACCGACTTCGCCTTTGCGGTCTGGTGTGAAGAACTGGGTTTTGTTGGCTCCTTATTCTTTCTCGTCTGTTTCTTCTTCATGCTGTTCTGGGGGATCAATATCGCCTTAACAGCCAGAGATAAATTTGGTGTCTACTTAGCCTTTGGCCTGGTGATGCTCATCTTCTGGCAGACGGTCATTAATCTTTTTATGATCATGGGTATGCTGCCGGTGGTAGGCATTCCACTGCCTCTGTTTAGCTATGGTGGTTCATCCTTATTGACGACCTTAGTGGCGATCGGCATCCTGATGAATATTCGGATGCGGAGATTTCAGGTGAGATAG
- a CDS encoding DUF4390 domain-containing protein: MIYIFQSLQSFSTYAGRRPILHTSLALLFFFALFFSFPVFSASQAEKEKEPIIDEIVISAAGGNLVLFATVRHCFTDEMLEGVRNGIPLTFRFDIRLDKIRKNWFDSELVEHKINHTLSYDPLKEEYQVAFAEKDRPEVTRSLNEAKKMMADINGLALHPLNELQAGSPYSLEIKATLVENTFPLSMHSIIPFTSLWNFETDWRIVEFNY; this comes from the coding sequence ATGATTTATATTTTTCAAAGTCTCCAAAGTTTCTCTACCTATGCTGGACGTAGACCTATACTACATACAAGCCTTGCCCTCCTCTTCTTTTTTGCCCTTTTTTTCTCCTTTCCCGTTTTCTCCGCGTCCCAAGCTGAAAAAGAAAAAGAACCAATCATTGATGAAATAGTTATCAGTGCAGCAGGAGGCAACCTCGTACTCTTTGCAACAGTACGCCATTGTTTCACCGATGAAATGCTTGAAGGCGTGCGAAATGGCATCCCCCTGACCTTCCGCTTTGATATCCGCCTGGATAAAATACGGAAAAATTGGTTTGATTCCGAGTTGGTCGAGCATAAAATCAACCACACCCTGAGCTATGATCCCCTCAAAGAAGAGTATCAGGTTGCCTTTGCTGAAAAAGATAGACCCGAAGTCACCAGATCCCTGAATGAGGCGAAGAAGATGATGGCTGACATCAACGGACTTGCACTCCATCCACTGAATGAGCTCCAAGCGGGATCCCCCTACTCTCTGGAAATCAAGGCAACCCTGGTTGAGAACACCTTCCCCCTCAGCATGCATTCTATTATCCCCTTTACCTCGCTGTGGAATTTTGAAACCGACTGGCGCATTGTTGAGTTTAACTATTAG